Proteins co-encoded in one Alcanivorax sp. genomic window:
- the glp gene encoding gephyrin-like molybdotransferase Glp: MSVPATLMPVSEALERLLDAARPFQAVHDLPLGEVRGQYLASPVKARVDVPAFDNAAVDGVALRYADLCEAGLTLPMHLRVAAGDPPATLMPGQVARIFTGAPVPDGADTVLMQEDCEIADGRVRLPGQDSVQAGQNIRPAGQDARRGATVLARGERLTPQALGLAASVGESRVTVNAPRVLVLTTGDELQRPEDAALPGKIYDSNGPQLEQLLIASGFPHVWREHLADDPELIGNTLTRYLTDSRRRPDVIISTGGVSVGEEDHLRTVLERHGKLDFWRLAIKPGKPFTFGEVDGIPFFGLPGNPSAVLVCYLRLVLPVLRRCCGAERVLPEPFLLPAGFSVSRPGKRQEYLRVRCVVKNGQQVLEQHPNQSSGMLSSAVWADGLAEVPVGKTLAMGEPVAFYPFSALLF, translated from the coding sequence GTGAGCGTGCCGGCAACCTTGATGCCGGTCAGCGAGGCGCTGGAGCGTCTGCTGGACGCTGCGCGCCCGTTTCAGGCGGTGCACGATCTGCCGCTTGGGGAGGTTCGCGGCCAGTACCTGGCCAGCCCGGTCAAAGCCCGAGTGGATGTGCCGGCTTTTGATAATGCTGCCGTCGACGGGGTGGCCCTGCGTTATGCCGACCTGTGTGAAGCGGGGTTGACGCTGCCCATGCACCTGCGGGTAGCCGCGGGGGATCCTCCCGCCACGCTCATGCCCGGACAAGTCGCCCGCATTTTTACCGGAGCCCCGGTGCCTGACGGTGCCGATACCGTCCTGATGCAGGAGGATTGCGAGATCGCCGATGGCCGGGTGCGGCTGCCCGGGCAGGACAGTGTCCAGGCCGGCCAGAACATTCGTCCTGCGGGGCAGGATGCCCGCCGAGGCGCCACGGTGCTGGCCCGTGGTGAGCGGCTGACGCCCCAGGCATTGGGGCTGGCAGCCTCGGTGGGGGAGTCCCGGGTCACGGTCAATGCGCCACGGGTACTGGTGCTGACCACGGGAGACGAATTGCAGAGGCCGGAAGACGCGGCCCTGCCCGGGAAGATCTACGACAGTAACGGCCCCCAGCTGGAACAGCTCTTGATCGCCAGCGGCTTTCCCCATGTGTGGCGCGAGCATCTGGCGGATGACCCGGAACTGATCGGCAATACCCTGACGCGGTACCTCACCGATAGCCGCCGGCGTCCGGACGTGATCATCTCCACCGGCGGAGTGTCCGTGGGGGAGGAGGATCATCTGCGAACGGTGCTGGAGCGCCATGGCAAACTGGATTTCTGGCGGCTGGCGATCAAGCCTGGCAAGCCATTCACCTTTGGCGAGGTGGACGGGATTCCGTTTTTTGGGTTGCCCGGCAATCCGTCAGCGGTGCTGGTGTGTTACTTGCGGCTGGTGCTGCCGGTGTTGCGACGTTGCTGTGGCGCTGAGCGTGTGCTGCCGGAGCCGTTTCTGTTGCCCGCCGGGTTTTCGGTGTCGCGGCCGGGGAAGCGGCAGGAATATCTGCGTGTGCGCTGTGTGGTGAAAAACGGGCAACAGGTCCTGGAACAACATCCCAATCAGAGCTCCGGCATGCTGAGCTCCGCGGTCTGGGCAGATGGTCTGGCGGAGGTGCCGGTGGGTAAAACACTGGCCATGGGGGAGCCTGTGGCGTTCTATCCTTTTTCGGCACTACTGTTCTAG
- the moaB gene encoding molybdenum cofactor biosynthesis protein B, which yields MTKPAAAFEPLALAVLTVSDTRTAQTDTSGDLLVARLEEAGHRLARRQIVKDDVYQLRKVISDWIADEEIQVILTTGGTGFSGRDSTPEALSVLFDKHIEGFGELFRQVSVEDIGTSTVQSRCLAGLANRTVIFCLPGSNNACATGWDRIIREQLDARHRPCNFVGQVRR from the coding sequence ATGACCAAGCCTGCGGCAGCATTCGAGCCTCTGGCCCTGGCGGTGTTGACCGTCAGTGACACCCGTACTGCGCAGACGGATACCTCCGGCGACCTGTTGGTGGCGCGTCTGGAAGAGGCGGGCCATCGCCTGGCGCGCCGCCAGATCGTCAAGGATGATGTTTACCAGCTGCGCAAGGTGATTTCGGACTGGATTGCCGATGAAGAGATCCAGGTGATCCTGACCACCGGAGGGACCGGCTTTTCCGGCCGGGATTCCACCCCGGAAGCGCTGTCCGTGCTGTTCGACAAACATATTGAGGGCTTTGGCGAACTGTTCCGCCAAGTGAGCGTGGAGGACATCGGCACCTCCACTGTGCAGTCTCGTTGCCTGGCCGGACTGGCCAACCGCACGGTGATCTTCTGCCTGCCGGGTTCCAACAATGCCTGTGCCACCGGCTGGGATCGCATCATTCGCGAGCAGCTGGATGCGCGCCATCGCCCCTGCAACTTTGTCGGGCAGGTGCGGCGGTGA
- a CDS encoding TonB-dependent receptor, translated as MSFRFFAAVPAALSLLPLAAYPEQPIQVAMLDPVVVTPTLSSVTADASLSSVTVIDESTLRGQQVVEMRDVLRGQPGIDTYGNGSYGKISNVSIRGTSSNASLLMIEGVRLRSATTGAPAWEYLPPQMFERVEIVRGPRGSLYGSDAVGGVIQLFGRDNGSWANVGGGSFGSWNVGAGASLSENNTSVMVGANVFDTEGTEIREHSHNRGFHNESGIFRLNHQFGERASVGLFRFSSEGDTEFEGSTPEQKREMEYLLQVTGLKGDVWVNDNWQLKALISEAEDESEDFTDGLTSGDFNTRTRTANVQSVALVGNHQFILGGEYLRDEVLSSVDYDEPGRDNKAVFGQALLAFGALDLQGSLRHDDNDAYGSKVTGAGAVGVKLNHQHRVRVSYGTAYRAPTFNDLYFPDSPPFFYSNPNLEPESSETGELGVRGQYRHWYWDAAFYRTNIDDMIVYDFAQSTSLNLERATVEGAELALGLDWNQWRTGLAFTALKPEDRETGNIIAYRAQRTGRLDLDRRFGDVSVGATASFQGHRYTDAANTDRLPGFGLVDLRASWTFAKNWTGRVAVENLLDKDYVTARNFAGWDYLNAGRAVMVNISYDTQ; from the coding sequence ATGTCATTTCGTTTTTTTGCTGCCGTCCCGGCGGCGCTGAGCCTGCTGCCATTGGCAGCGTACCCGGAACAACCCATTCAGGTTGCCATGCTTGACCCCGTTGTGGTCACGCCGACCCTGAGCAGTGTGACGGCAGACGCGTCCCTGTCCTCAGTAACCGTCATTGATGAGAGCACTCTGCGTGGTCAGCAGGTCGTGGAGATGCGTGATGTGTTGCGTGGCCAGCCCGGTATCGATACCTATGGCAACGGTTCCTACGGCAAGATCAGTAATGTGTCCATCCGCGGCACCTCCAGCAATGCATCGCTATTGATGATTGAAGGTGTGCGTCTGCGCTCGGCGACCACCGGTGCGCCGGCATGGGAATATCTGCCGCCGCAGATGTTCGAGCGGGTGGAGATCGTGCGTGGCCCCCGAGGCAGCCTTTACGGTTCCGATGCGGTGGGCGGTGTGATTCAGCTATTCGGTCGAGACAACGGCAGCTGGGCCAATGTGGGCGGTGGCAGTTTCGGTAGCTGGAATGTGGGGGCGGGCGCCTCCCTGAGCGAGAACAATACTTCGGTGATGGTCGGCGCCAATGTGTTTGATACCGAAGGCACCGAGATTCGCGAGCATAGCCATAATCGTGGTTTCCATAACGAGTCTGGCATCTTTCGCCTCAACCACCAGTTCGGAGAACGAGCCAGTGTGGGCCTGTTCAGGTTCAGCAGTGAGGGTGACACGGAATTCGAAGGTTCCACACCGGAGCAAAAGCGGGAGATGGAGTACCTGCTGCAGGTGACGGGGCTGAAGGGCGATGTCTGGGTGAACGACAACTGGCAGCTCAAGGCATTGATCAGTGAGGCGGAGGATGAAAGTGAGGATTTCACCGATGGCCTTACCAGCGGTGATTTCAATACTCGTACCCGCACTGCCAATGTGCAGAGCGTGGCATTGGTCGGCAATCACCAGTTTATCCTGGGGGGCGAATACCTGCGCGATGAGGTGCTCAGCAGCGTGGACTATGACGAGCCCGGTCGCGACAACAAGGCGGTGTTTGGTCAGGCACTGCTGGCATTCGGTGCGCTGGATCTGCAGGGCAGCCTGCGGCATGACGACAACGATGCCTATGGCAGCAAGGTGACCGGTGCGGGCGCGGTTGGCGTAAAGCTGAATCACCAGCATCGGGTACGGGTGAGTTATGGCACCGCATACCGTGCGCCCACGTTCAACGATCTTTACTTCCCGGACTCCCCGCCGTTCTTCTACAGCAACCCGAATCTGGAACCGGAATCCTCGGAAACCGGCGAGCTGGGAGTGCGCGGTCAGTACCGTCACTGGTACTGGGATGCAGCGTTCTATCGCACCAACATCGATGACATGATCGTGTACGATTTTGCACAGTCCACCTCCCTCAATCTGGAGCGGGCCACGGTGGAAGGGGCCGAACTGGCCCTGGGGCTGGACTGGAATCAGTGGCGTACCGGGCTGGCATTCACTGCCCTGAAACCGGAAGATCGGGAAACCGGTAATATCATTGCCTACCGGGCCCAGCGTACCGGTCGGCTGGATCTGGATCGTCGCTTCGGTGATGTGTCCGTGGGGGCCACTGCCAGCTTCCAGGGGCATCGCTACACGGATGCGGCCAACACGGATCGGCTGCCAGGTTTCGGGTTGGTGGATTTGCGAGCCAGTTGGACATTCGCGAAGAACTGGACCGGCCGGGTGGCGGTCGAAAATCTGTTGGACAAGGACTATGTCACGGCACGGAATTTTGCCGGTTGGGATTACCTCAACGCCGGGCGTGCAGTGATGGTGAACATCAGTTACGACACACAATAA
- the cobT gene encoding nicotinate-nucleotide--dimethylbenzimidazole phosphoribosyltransferase: MDPFPPWQHPIAPPSESHYERALAHQQQLTKPAGSLGQLEQIAVQLAGLQATDTPCADRIHITVFVADHGVCAEDISLFPQAVTGQMIANFVTGGAAISVMAQQLGASLEVVNLGTVSAPPLSEGVIDESIAAGTANLARQAAMSEKQLQQALAAGDRAAARAAERRSELFIGGEMGIGNTTSASALACALLHAAPQELAGPGTGLDASGLRHKIKVIELALARHGESDEPLACLASLGGFEIVALTGAMIGCAVRGIPALVDGFIVSVAALAAVRLRPELAGWLIFAHRSKEPGHQRVLQAMNAEPLLDLGMRLGEGSGAAVAVPLIRSACALHNHMATFADAGVSNSGND; this comes from the coding sequence TTGGACCCGTTTCCACCTTGGCAACACCCCATTGCGCCCCCCAGCGAATCGCATTATGAGAGGGCGCTGGCGCATCAGCAGCAGCTCACCAAGCCAGCGGGATCATTGGGACAACTGGAGCAGATCGCCGTTCAACTGGCCGGGCTGCAGGCAACCGACACCCCCTGCGCAGACAGAATTCATATCACCGTGTTCGTCGCCGACCATGGCGTATGCGCTGAAGACATCTCCCTGTTTCCTCAGGCGGTTACCGGGCAGATGATTGCCAACTTCGTCACCGGCGGCGCTGCCATCAGCGTCATGGCACAGCAACTCGGTGCCAGCCTGGAAGTGGTCAACCTCGGCACGGTCTCCGCCCCGCCCCTCAGCGAGGGGGTCATTGATGAAAGCATCGCTGCCGGCACCGCCAACCTGGCTCGCCAGGCAGCCATGAGCGAGAAGCAGCTGCAACAAGCTCTCGCGGCCGGAGATCGTGCCGCCGCCCGTGCCGCCGAACGGCGCAGCGAGCTTTTTATCGGCGGGGAAATGGGCATCGGCAACACGACCAGTGCCAGCGCCCTGGCCTGCGCTCTACTACATGCCGCACCGCAAGAACTGGCCGGCCCCGGCACCGGCCTGGATGCCAGCGGCTTGCGCCACAAGATCAAGGTGATTGAGCTGGCACTGGCGCGTCATGGCGAAAGTGACGAACCGCTCGCCTGCCTGGCATCACTGGGCGGTTTTGAAATTGTCGCGCTGACCGGTGCCATGATTGGCTGTGCGGTTCGCGGCATCCCGGCACTGGTGGATGGTTTTATTGTTTCCGTTGCCGCACTGGCCGCCGTGCGTCTGCGCCCGGAACTGGCCGGCTGGCTGATCTTCGCCCACCGCTCCAAAGAACCCGGGCATCAACGCGTCTTGCAGGCCATGAACGCCGAACCGCTACTGGATCTGGGCATGCGCCTCGGTGAAGGCAGTGGTGCCGCCGTGGCCGTCCCCCTGATACGCAGCGCCTGCGCCCTGCACAATCATATGGCCACCTTCGCCGATGCCGGCGTCAGCAACAGCGGGAACGACTGA
- a CDS encoding cytochrome P450: MNRMESAQQEANLLPRMPQRNLKAIPGDYGWPLLGETIPFLKDYHKLVTERAEKYGLVFKGSVLFQRGVTLLGPEANEFVLKDPEHVFSSRAAWNPILEKLFTDGLMLRDFADHKFHRRIMQQAFKKPALASYLDRMNAHIGREIQHWPTGTEIKFLDHIKTLLLDVGAQIFFGLEMGPESDKVNQSFIDATEASLAVLRVEIPGTLWYRGMKGRRYLEDFVTGLIPEKRNSEQSDFFSELCKAADEEGGLSDRDVMNHMIFLLFAAHDTTTSTLCSVLYMLAKHPEWQDILHQEMQDMNKDALEYDDLAKLEKTGWVFKETLRMRPPLTTFPRRTVKDVTFKGHTLPRNTLVNVSTLYTHYMDEYWSHPHTFDPVRFSDERAEHKKHFYQWLPFGGGHHKCLGLNFAELQTKTFLFHFLKQYKVSVKPGYEVPTQQVPLIMPKDGLPVTLEKRV, encoded by the coding sequence ATGAACCGTATGGAAAGCGCCCAGCAAGAGGCCAACCTGCTACCCCGCATGCCCCAGCGAAACCTGAAGGCCATTCCTGGCGACTATGGCTGGCCACTGTTGGGAGAAACGATCCCCTTCCTCAAGGATTACCACAAGCTGGTGACCGAACGGGCCGAAAAATACGGTCTTGTCTTCAAGGGCTCGGTACTGTTCCAGCGGGGCGTCACACTGCTGGGGCCGGAAGCCAACGAGTTTGTCCTCAAGGACCCGGAGCACGTGTTTTCAAGTCGCGCCGCCTGGAATCCGATTCTGGAAAAGCTGTTCACTGACGGCCTGATGCTGCGTGATTTTGCCGATCACAAATTCCACCGCCGGATCATGCAGCAGGCGTTCAAGAAACCGGCGCTGGCCAGCTATCTGGATCGCATGAATGCCCATATTGGTCGCGAGATCCAACACTGGCCCACGGGCACCGAGATCAAGTTCCTGGATCACATCAAGACTCTGCTGCTGGATGTGGGCGCACAGATTTTCTTCGGGCTGGAAATGGGCCCGGAATCGGACAAGGTCAACCAGTCATTCATCGATGCTACCGAAGCCTCACTCGCCGTGCTGCGCGTCGAGATTCCCGGCACCCTGTGGTACCGCGGCATGAAGGGACGCCGCTATCTTGAGGACTTTGTGACCGGCCTGATTCCGGAGAAACGCAACAGCGAGCAGAGCGATTTCTTCAGTGAACTGTGCAAGGCGGCCGATGAGGAAGGCGGCCTCAGCGATCGCGACGTGATGAACCACATGATTTTCCTGCTGTTCGCTGCCCATGACACCACCACCAGCACCCTTTGTTCGGTGCTCTACATGCTGGCCAAACATCCGGAATGGCAGGATATCCTGCATCAGGAAATGCAGGACATGAACAAGGACGCGCTGGAGTACGATGATCTGGCCAAACTGGAAAAGACCGGCTGGGTGTTCAAGGAAACCCTGCGCATGCGCCCACCGCTGACCACCTTCCCCCGACGTACCGTAAAGGATGTCACCTTCAAGGGGCACACCCTGCCGCGCAACACCCTGGTGAATGTCTCCACCCTCTACACCCATTACATGGACGAGTACTGGAGCCATCCGCACACCTTCGATCCGGTGCGTTTCAGTGACGAACGCGCCGAACACAAGAAGCACTTTTACCAGTGGCTTCCTTTCGGCGGCGGACACCACAAATGCCTGGGCCTCAACTTTGCCGAGCTACAAACCAAGACCTTCCTGTTCCACTTCCTGAAACAGTACAAGGTCAGCGTCAAACCCGGCTACGAAGTACCGACCCAACAGGTGCCGTTGATCATGCCAAAGGACGGATTGCCGGTAACGCTTGAAAAACGAGTTTAA
- a CDS encoding heme NO-binding domain-containing protein — translation MKGTITRCAKELVESRFGADQWQQILDHAQVDEDTRYRLAYPTTDIDDGMAKDILRSTGEVLGLTPEQVADAFGEHWCCVYAPKIYSSILTRFNSAREMILGMDKVHVQLTATIKNARPPRFDYQWTDENTLLVTYKSFRGMIDIYRGLVLGVGKLFNEPLSARKLSDSQVEIVFS, via the coding sequence ATGAAGGGAACGATTACCCGTTGTGCCAAGGAACTGGTTGAGTCGCGGTTCGGTGCAGATCAATGGCAACAGATTCTGGACCATGCCCAGGTGGATGAAGACACCCGCTATCGTCTTGCCTATCCCACAACCGACATTGACGATGGCATGGCCAAGGATATTCTCCGTTCAACCGGTGAGGTGCTCGGCCTGACGCCGGAACAGGTGGCCGATGCGTTTGGCGAGCACTGGTGCTGTGTCTACGCGCCCAAAATCTATTCCAGTATTCTCACCCGCTTCAATTCTGCCCGGGAAATGATTCTGGGCATGGACAAGGTGCATGTGCAGCTGACCGCTACCATCAAGAATGCCCGTCCGCCCCGTTTTGATTATCAATGGACGGATGAAAATACCCTGCTGGTTACCTATAAATCATTCAGGGGCATGATCGATATCTACCGCGGTCTGGTGTTGGGTGTCGGCAAGCTGTTTAACGAGCCGCTTAGCGCCCGCAAGTTGAGCGATTCCCAGGTGGAGATTGTTTTCAGCTGA
- the cobU gene encoding bifunctional adenosylcobinamide kinase/adenosylcobinamide-phosphate guanylyltransferase produces the protein MTKSLVLGGVRSGKSALAEQLVSEQADPVVYVATATIGDAEMHQRVRRHRTRRPAEWSLQEEPLRLGELLNQVARKAPAPVLLIDCMSLWVSNLLHADEAVFARERDHFLSALVDYPAPVVVVSNEVGLGIIGMDPLTRRFADELGWLNQALAKRCDRVVLSVAGIAQTLKGEP, from the coding sequence ATGACAAAGTCGCTGGTGCTGGGGGGCGTGCGTTCCGGCAAGAGTGCACTGGCTGAGCAGCTGGTGAGCGAACAGGCCGATCCGGTGGTTTACGTAGCCACAGCCACCATCGGGGATGCAGAAATGCACCAGCGGGTGCGCCGCCACCGCACACGCCGCCCTGCCGAATGGTCTCTGCAGGAAGAACCCTTGCGACTGGGTGAGCTGCTGAACCAGGTGGCGCGAAAAGCCCCTGCGCCTGTTTTGCTGATTGATTGCATGAGTCTTTGGGTGAGTAACCTGCTCCATGCCGACGAGGCTGTCTTCGCCCGGGAACGTGACCACTTCCTGAGTGCACTGGTTGATTATCCCGCCCCGGTGGTTGTCGTCAGTAATGAAGTGGGTTTGGGGATTATCGGCATGGATCCGCTTACCCGTCGTTTTGCCGATGAGCTGGGCTGGTTGAATCAGGCGCTGGCCAAGCGTTGTGACCGGGTGGTGTTGTCAGTGGCCGGGATTGCCCAGACGCTCAAAGGCGAGCCGTAG
- a CDS encoding alkylphosphonate utilization protein, whose translation MTIESALLARADSCCELCGAGEALSVYAVPPESDGSEAQSALLCETCQYQIDNPGNEDTNHWRCLNDSMWSQQPAVQVLAWRMLIRLRAEGWPQDLLDMLYLEDDVLEWAQATGEGVVEEQGVQHRDSNGAALEAGDSVTLIKDLNVKGANFTAKRGTAVRNISLVQDNPEQIEGRVEGQRIVILTQYVKKNG comes from the coding sequence ATGACGATTGAATCTGCCTTGCTGGCTCGCGCGGACTCTTGCTGCGAGTTGTGTGGCGCGGGGGAAGCCCTTTCAGTGTATGCCGTGCCGCCGGAGTCGGACGGTTCCGAAGCGCAATCCGCGCTGTTGTGCGAAACCTGCCAATATCAGATCGACAATCCGGGCAATGAGGATACCAACCACTGGCGCTGCCTGAATGACAGCATGTGGAGCCAGCAGCCGGCAGTACAGGTATTGGCCTGGCGCATGCTAATCCGCCTGCGTGCGGAAGGCTGGCCTCAGGACCTGCTTGATATGCTGTATCTGGAAGACGATGTGCTGGAGTGGGCCCAGGCGACAGGTGAAGGTGTCGTGGAAGAGCAGGGCGTGCAACATCGTGACAGCAATGGCGCAGCGCTGGAGGCCGGTGACTCGGTCACCCTGATCAAGGACCTGAATGTGAAAGGCGCCAACTTTACCGCCAAACGCGGTACCGCCGTGCGCAACATTTCGCTGGTGCAGGATAACCCGGAACAGATTGAAGGCCGGGTAGAAGGTCAGCGCATTGTCATCCTGACACAGTATGTGAAGAAAAACGGATGA
- a CDS encoding histidine phosphatase family protein, with amino-acid sequence MTTTYFDLIRHGEPAGGHKYRGHRDDPLSEQGWQQMRDAIGKDEQWDHILTSPLLRCREFASELSAQLNVPVTVAEGFKEISFGDWEGKTREQVAQEYGNHQANFWRDAENHPPPNAESIQDFHRRIGEAWQYWCKELAGKKVLLVCHGGVIRMVLGHVLGLTPSNAMAGFHVPFANRSQVRLDHTEFGTLSCLVKHG; translated from the coding sequence ATGACCACCACCTATTTCGATCTGATCCGTCACGGCGAACCGGCAGGGGGTCATAAGTACCGGGGGCACCGTGATGATCCGCTCAGCGAACAGGGCTGGCAACAAATGCGTGATGCCATTGGCAAAGACGAACAGTGGGATCACATCCTCACCTCGCCGTTGCTGCGCTGTCGCGAGTTCGCTAGCGAGCTTTCCGCACAATTGAATGTTCCTGTCACCGTCGCAGAGGGTTTCAAGGAAATCAGTTTTGGCGACTGGGAAGGAAAAACGCGCGAACAGGTGGCGCAGGAATATGGCAATCATCAAGCCAACTTCTGGCGCGATGCGGAAAATCATCCGCCACCCAACGCAGAATCCATTCAGGATTTTCACCGGCGCATCGGTGAAGCCTGGCAGTACTGGTGCAAGGAGTTGGCCGGCAAAAAAGTGTTGCTGGTCTGTCATGGCGGAGTCATCCGCATGGTGCTCGGCCATGTACTCGGACTAACGCCAAGCAACGCCATGGCCGGTTTTCACGTCCCCTTTGCCAACCGTTCCCAGGTCCGACTGGACCACACCGAATTCGGCACGCTGAGTTGTCTGGTAAAACACGGCTAG
- a CDS encoding cobalamin-binding protein — protein sequence MMLIRGLLLILLSLLAVVGRAEVCVEDDASRSLCLAQPAKRIVALSPGATEILFAAGAGAHMAAAVSFSDYPPAAKKLPRVGTFKRLDLEAILALKPDLVVAWGSGNPAEQVERLVSLGLPVYVSEPRRFEDVASNLERLGRLAGTDAVASGAAKAFRAGVASLQSRYAKASPVTVFYQVWEEPLMTVNNAHLISEAIGVCGGVNVFGDLPALAPRISREAVLEKNPQVIVAGGMGEEDPQWLNPWKRFTSLQAVEKDNLFFIAPSSLQRPTPMMLTGTRTLCRHLESARARH from the coding sequence ATGATGCTGATTCGCGGGTTGCTTTTGATACTGCTGTCCCTGCTGGCGGTGGTGGGCCGTGCAGAGGTTTGTGTAGAAGATGATGCCAGCCGTAGCCTTTGCCTGGCGCAACCCGCGAAGCGCATCGTCGCCTTGTCCCCCGGGGCGACGGAAATCCTGTTCGCCGCTGGAGCCGGTGCGCACATGGCCGCAGCAGTGAGCTTTAGCGATTACCCGCCAGCGGCAAAGAAACTGCCACGGGTGGGTACTTTCAAACGCCTGGATCTGGAGGCGATTCTGGCGCTGAAACCGGATCTGGTGGTGGCCTGGGGCAGTGGTAACCCGGCTGAGCAGGTGGAGCGGCTGGTTTCGCTGGGGTTGCCTGTCTATGTGAGCGAGCCACGGCGTTTTGAGGACGTGGCCAGCAATCTGGAGCGGTTGGGGCGGCTGGCCGGTACTGATGCGGTGGCGTCGGGAGCCGCCAAGGCTTTCAGGGCCGGCGTTGCGTCCCTGCAGAGCCGGTATGCCAAGGCCTCGCCGGTGACGGTGTTCTATCAGGTCTGGGAAGAACCGCTGATGACCGTCAACAATGCCCATCTGATCAGTGAAGCCATTGGTGTCTGTGGCGGCGTGAATGTGTTCGGAGATTTGCCAGCACTGGCGCCACGCATCAGCCGTGAGGCGGTGCTGGAAAAGAATCCCCAGGTGATCGTGGCCGGTGGCATGGGCGAAGAGGATCCCCAATGGCTTAATCCCTGGAAACGTTTCACCTCTCTGCAGGCTGTAGAGAAGGACAACCTGTTCTTTATCGCCCCCTCTTCCCTGCAACGGCCTACGCCGATGATGCTTACCGGCACACGCACCCTGTGTCGGCACCTGGAAAGTGCCCGTGCCCGACACTAA